The Glycine soja cultivar W05 chromosome 15, ASM419377v2, whole genome shotgun sequence region CATCCTTAATTTTCTGAGCAAATACAACCTAGCATCTTTCTGAAAATCCACAAAAActacaaataaaattcattgcACGACTGATGATAGGAATGCTTAAATAGCATCCTTCCCACCATTTAATAGTTATGCACCTCTTGAATAGTGGGCAAAGAAGGTAACCATTTTTGGCACCCTCTCAAACCAAAACTTCTCCTGACACCTGCAATTCTACGTCGGATTTGGAACCTCTTTGATCCGCTAAACAGCGATTCCAATTCTTCTGCAGTCACCACAATCTTCACACTCCTAGTCTTCAACTTTCTGTTGTTAGTTGTcctaaaaggcatatcagatTGCAACATGAATGGTGCAAGCTGGTAAACCTCCCCATGCCTCAGCTTCCTACGCACCACTATGTAACGCTTATTAGAAGCAGATTTAATCTTTTCAACTGGCATTGAGGCATCAACCTCTAATTCTCTTCCTTCAATTAGAGGATATCCGGTTTGTTTCTTTGGTTGAGAGTGGTAGCCCATACAGTTTCCCATTTTGCATATGATCAAATGAACAAGGACTCACCATTATATAGAGAAAGTTGGGTCAATATaagttgaataaaatattaacgTGCAAGCCATCATTGATCACATACCTTTCGTTATGTATTgacttcttttaaaaataagaatatacaGAAGAGTTCCATTAGGCCAAAAAAGTCAAGTGGGGTGTGACTGGACAGGCACTCTAGGTCCAGGTAAGGCTGGAAGTTGCAAGCACATTACTACTAAAATATTCTCAACGAAAGTCAAAAGCACTTTATTCCTTAATTTGCCAACCTTTGTCCAAGCaattaattataacaataataacacaTTAAAGCCATAAACTCAAAGTCAAACTCAGTCCCACATATAAAATGGTCAACCCCAACCTTGGTTacatcttcattttctttttttaggtttttggaaaacagttaaagaaaagaaaaaacagataATCACCTGTTTCTTCTCAGCTGTTTTTGCAATATGGAAAGTGCTTGTTTAGACTCACGTTGAACTCAGAATTACGTTGAAATATTAGTTACTGtgattttagataaatattggcattttttggttttacgttaaaaattaattttaggtcaaaaattaattaacttaaaacaacttttaagtaattttgtctcagataaaaaaaaatataataaatttcacTGTAGCTTGctttgatgataaaaatatcaaaacataaaacacataactttaaaatcaaatttaacttaAATCAATTTTGCAATCGTTCCCTCACACATGAAATTGGAACAGATGAAAAGGAACATGACGCTTTATTCATAGAGTataactcatttatttatttttgtgtgtaccagaataaaaaaaaaacacttttctaGGTTGCTCTTCGCACTTTTATAAACCTCTACCATCCAAATTTGAGCATACAGATCACAGCCGAGCAAACCTGCTCTCAGTTTATAGCAGAAGGATCGGATTTTGTTTGTTTAGAACAAAATAGGAACATGTGCCACATTATCCTTGCCATAAAATGAGGAATGCTTGGACAAAAACTACAGTAAGAAGACCAACTTTCACCTGTCCAACTGTTCTTGCCAAATATCAATTCCAGTATCCATTTGTTCAATCAACACTACTAGTAGTATTATCCTAGTATCCTAAGCATGTGGGTTTGAAACTCACCAAAGCCACAGAGCCAAGAAGAACTTATTACTTACATTTAGAGTTTCCAGATATATTTGTATCAGGCCTTCTTTCACAATGTAAGAcatctaaaataaaacaaattttcagAAACTACTCATCAAAAATTTCTCCCACGGTAAGGGAAAAATGCAAAAAGTCTATACGGTACAAGGTTGCCTAAAAGTAAACAACAATATCATTGGGGAAGAGCCACTGTTGAACCCCTAGATTGCAGCCATGATGTGGCTGCTTCACTGGTAGCCAAAAACCAGCCTGCCTTATTTGCATCCTTATGAAATGGAGCTTTAAGTTCCTTCAGATATGATTCAAATACAGTAGGCAAAACTTTATCTGAAAACCTGTGTTTCCCTCCCCCAGTATTAATTCCAAGTAGTGGTGGAAGCTCCTCCCCTAGTTCCAAAGCCTTAGACAAGTCACTTATCCAAACACTTAAGGCAGTCAGAGCAGCTCCAACTGAGAGTCTCTTTAGGTGCAGAGACCACTTGGCTTGAGACCTTGACTGTATATCTGGATATATCTCAAGAGTCAGCCCCAGGTCCAGAAGGTCACGAGCTCTGTCTGGCACATCCAGGCTCACACAAAGATCAATTAGACAATTGCACATGGACTTCTTTACATCAGCTTCCGTTGAATTAAAAAGTTCTGATGCCTCCGTTCTAAAATCTCCACCACCCTCTTGCTTTTCCATTATATATCTTAACACAGACCCAAGCTTTGGATTAGCCTTCTCAACGCAACCTGATAGCTTACCAAGTTCTTCTTTTGGTACTTGGGTCATTGCATACAGAAGACAATCACAGAAGCGACCATCAGGACTGATGCCCAAATCCATGAGCTGATTAAATATCTTCACAACATCATCAGTTCGCTTGGCTTTTCCATAGCAATGGACAAGTGATGTCAGAACTATGATATTAGGCTCAAATCCAGATTCCATCATTTCATTGAACATGGCTTCCATCTCTAAAATTTTCCCTATGCTGGAGTACATGTTGATCAAGGACGCATATGTGAAACTGTCCGGCGGGCAAGTCCCGGAACTTTTCATGTGTTCAAAAATTTTAACAGCTTCATCCACACATCCAACATTTGCACACATGTCAAAAAGCATGTTATAAAGAAGTATATCCAAATCCTTCCCCTTCTCCTTCATTTCCTTGTAAACATTCAGCGCGTCTCTGTTAAACCGTGCTCTACAATAGGCTTGTAACAAAGCTGCATAGGTAGGCCAATTTGGTGACAATCCATTACTTATCATCTCCCCATATATAGCCTTGGCATCCCTGGCCCTCTTAGCTCTCCCCATGGCATACAACAGAGCATTATATGTTGTCAAGTTCGGCTTCGCACCAAGAACCTTCATATCATTGTAAACATTCAAGCATCCAACATAGTTCCCAGACACCCCATACATCTTAATCAACCCCGAGAACACTGCCGTGTCAACATGCCATTTCCCTGCTTTTGCACGATCATACAGTCTCAAAGCCATATCAGTATTGCCAGTTCTTGTATAAGCATATATCATAGACGAGCACACATTGTTATCCGGTTCACACCCGAAAGAGGGCATCATCTCAAACCACTTCACAGCCTTATGCGGCAAAGAACACACGGAAGCACAGCTAATCATAGTTGAAAATGTAATGAGATTGGGGTTGACCCCTCTGTGAAGCATTTCATCAAACAGCTTCTCTGCTCCTTCGAAATCTTTTACCTTCCTAAACAGCTTCAGGGTAACGTTGTAGAGAATAACATGCCTAACGGATTTAACCTTCTGCTTGAAGTACTCAACAGCGAGGAGTGCGGTGTAGGGATTCACCATGGAATTGAGAATAAACACTGCATCAGGTTCTAAAACACTGTCCCCCAATACTTTGAGGATTTCAGAGACGTGTTCCTGGGTGGGGTTGCAGGAATCGAGAGACTTGGCGAGTTTGGTGAGAGATGATGACCTGGCGTGATAGGAATTCTTCCAAAGGTGTTTGGCTCTGGGGCTTTTGGGATTGACCCAGATGGAAGTTTTGGATAAAGGCGAAGACTTTGCATTTGGGTCATCGAGTTTTGCGTCTTGTAGAAGGGTTTTGGGTTGATGGGAAGAAGAGAAGTTGGGAAGTTTGAAATGGCGGGAAGAGTAAGAAGGGACAGAATTGGCGTTGGTTATTTTTTGACGATaatggaaggaagaagaagaaggaggatgaggaggaaaagaggaagaagaacagCAGAGAAGGAAAGACTGAGCCATTTTCCTTTCCTCTCTCTGAGTCTGAGACCGTCGAGACTCGAGAAAACTGATATggctttgaaaaagaaaaaaatgtaaacagactggttgttaagaaaaaaattactaccTTATTGCCTCCAAATCTCCAAGACACAATCATAGTTCTTTATGcaaattcaagttttttttttttaaaattttctagaaCACAAGTATAGAACTTGAGACTTCtgatgagaaaaagaaaaaaaaaacttgagacTTCTTATGAAGTTGATTGATTAATGTTGGTGTGATATGTAAGTTCAAGTTGATTGATTAATGTGGGTGTGATATGTAAGTTCAAGTAATTTATAAAACAGGAAAAAaggttttatattttcatccaaAAACATTTTGACAgtattatttaatcaaatataactGTCTGTACGACTCTTGAAAGTAATACCAAAACTAATTTCTAATcgattgaaattataaaatcttttacatttacaatacATATCCATTAAtctattaaagaaaaatactaaCATTTAAGCTAATGGTAATTTGGTATTTCCACCAAAAAAAATTCCACAAAAAAAGGGTAATTTGGTATCAAATCCTTGGAAACAATGTCCCATTTGCACACTTGCTATAACACAATGCACATTTGTAGCTTGTAGTGTCTAATACTAGTATTAGAAAAAAACAATTcatgttatttaaaataaacatgaacAGTGACAAACCAAAAAATTTCCAGTTATTTACATACCAAAAAAAATGTTCGCAGAATAAGTTTCAGTTGCCTTGGTGGCTCTTTGCTCATTCTAATGTCAATAGAGTTCTTCAATACCAATACTACAATATTCGTCCTAGGAGTAACAATCTAGAAGGactagaaaataatattaaattaataatagaaaataaaattaaaatcatgtgTTCATACTTGTATTCTTCACACGAAATTCTGTACAATCATATACAGTCCAAAATTTCTGCAAAACGAATAGGAAAATGTCAAAAACATTAGCATGGCACATCGtttctcaaataatattatCGATACTTAGGGTCATTGTTGGAACACCCAAAACCATAGAGTTCAAAGTTCAAATCAGCAATTGAACCCCTAGACTCCAGCCATGATTTCGCTGGAGCCTTTGTAGCCAAAAACCAACCAGCCTTAGCCTCATGAAATGGAGCATTGAGTTCCTTCAAATGTGATTCAAATATACCAGCTAAGCCTTTTTCTGAATACTTATGTTTTCCTTTCCCAGTATTAATTCCAAGTAGTGGAGGAAGGTCTTCCCCTGATTCCAATGCCTTGGACAAGTCATTAATCCAAACATGTAATGCAGTCATAGCAGCTCCAACTGAGAGTTCTTTCAGATGCAAAGACCACTGAGTTTGGGATTTGGActggatatttttatatatctcAAGCATCAATCCTAAATCCAGAAGGTCACATGCTCTTTCAGGCACATTCAGTTTGACACAAAGATCAATGAGACAATTGCATAAAGGCATCTTCACTTCAGCATCAATTGAATTAAGAAATtctgagacttcatttctaaaatcCCCATCACCCTCCTCTTCCACCAAATATTTTACCACAGAACCAAGCTTTGTGTTAGCCTTTTCAATGCAATCTGTTAGCTTACCAAGCTCTTCTTTTGGTGCTTGAGTCAGAACATTTAGAAGAGAACAGCAGAAGTGATCATTTGGAACAATGCCCAATTCCAGAAGTTGCTTAAATACCTTCACAACATCATCAGTTCGCTTAGCTTTTCCATAGCAATGGACAAGTGATGTCAGAACAAAAATAGTAGGTTGAAATCCAGATTGGATCATTTCATTCAACATCCCTTCCGCCTCTGAAACTTTCCCACTGCGGGAATAAATAGCAATCAAGGATGCAAATGTCCAACTGTCAGGCTGGCAAGTCCCAGAACTGttcatttcataaaatatttcaacAGCTCTATCTATGTAGCCCATATCAGCATACATAGCTAAAAGCTTGTTATAAAGATCTGCAGTCATATCCATTCCATTCCCCTTCATTTCCTTATAAACACCAAGAGCATCTTCACTATAATGTGCTATGGTATAGACTTCCAAAAGACATGCATATGTTATAAAATCTGGTGAAACTCCATTACTTCTCATCTCTTTATATATAGCCTTCGCCTGTCGGTGCTTCTCAGCTTTCAACATGGCACCCAACAGAGTGTTATATGTCACCACATTAGGCTTCACACCAAGAACTTTCATTTCTTGGTAGATTTTCAAGCATCTATCATAGTTTCCTGCCATGCTATACATCTTAATCAATGCCGAGAATGCTGCTGCATCAAGGCACCATTTCTCTGCTATTGCACGATCATATAGGCTTACAGCCTTGTCAACATTATTTGAAAGTGCATAAGCATATACCATGGCTGAGCATGTGATGCCATCAGGTTCATACCCAAAACCAGACATCTTTTCAAACAACTCCACAGGCTTATTAGCACAGTTAACCATAGTTGAAAATGTAAAGTTATTTGGTTTTACCCCTCTTTGAAGCATCTCATCGAACAACTTCTCTGCTCCTTCAAAATCCCTAGACTTCCTAAACAAATTCAGGGTAGCATTGTAAAGAATCAACTCCTTATCTGTCGTGAAATTAATCTTGTTCAGGAAGTATCTAAGAACAAAGGATGCAGTGTTGGGATTTACCATCTTATTGAGAATAAATATAACATCTCCTTCTGAAACCATGTCCCCTATACCCTTCAAAATTGTGGAGACCTGTTGCTCCCATGGATTGCTTGATTCCAAAGACTCGGTTTGTTTGAGATGAGAACTGTACATGTTGATCAAGCACGAGTATGTAAAATTGTCTGGCTGGCAAGTCCTTGAACTTTTCATGTCTTCAAAGATTTCAACAGCTTCATCCATGCAACCAACATCAGCACACATGTCAAAAAGCAAGTTATAAAGAAATACATCCACATTCATTcccttttc contains the following coding sequences:
- the LOC114386676 gene encoding pentatricopeptide repeat-containing protein At4g16390, chloroplastic-like, translated to MAQSFLLCCSSSSFPPHPPSSSSFHYRQKITNANSVPSYSSRHFKLPNFSSSHQPKTLLQDAKLDDPNAKSSPLSKTSIWVNPKSPRAKHLWKNSYHARSSSLTKLAKSLDSCNPTQEHVSEILKVLGDSVLEPDAVFILNSMVNPYTALLAVEYFKQKVKSVRHVILYNVTLKLFRKVKDFEGAEKLFDEMLHRGVNPNLITFSTMISCASVCSLPHKAVKWFEMMPSFGCEPDNNVCSSMIYAYTRTGNTDMALRLYDRAKAGKWHVDTAVFSGLIKMYGVSGNYVGCLNVYNDMKVLGAKPNLTTYNALLYAMGRAKRARDAKAIYGEMISNGLSPNWPTYAALLQAYCRARFNRDALNVYKEMKEKGKDLDILLYNMLFDMCANVGCVDEAVKIFEHMKSSGTCPPDSFTYASLINMYSSIGKILEMEAMFNEMMESGFEPNIIVLTSLVHCYGKAKRTDDVVKIFNQLMDLGISPDGRFCDCLLYAMTQVPKEELGKLSGCVEKANPKLGSVLRYIMEKQEGGGDFRTEASELFNSTEADVKKSMCNCLIDLCVSLDVPDRARDLLDLGLTLEIYPDIQSRSQAKWSLHLKRLSVGAALTALSVWISDLSKALELGEELPPLLGINTGGGKHRFSDKVLPTVFESYLKELKAPFHKDANKAGWFLATSEAATSWLQSRGSTVALPQ
- the LOC114385800 gene encoding pentatricopeptide repeat-containing protein At4g16390, chloroplastic-like, translated to MAQSYLPCNTSSSSSSSSSSSISPIPCSSAFYCRKPITTYNSFSYFSRHFKLPTFPLSHNKPKTLLQVQAANTPQDPDAKSSPLPQTSIWVNPKSPRAKHLWKNPYHARSSSLTKLAKSLDSCNPTQQHVSEILRVLGDNVFESDAVVILNSMVNPYTALLAVNYFNQKIKPSRHVVLYNVTLKLFRAVRDFEGEEKVFDEMLQRGVNPNLITFSTIISSASMFSLPHKAIEFFEKMPSFGVQPDAGLTSFMIHAYACSWNADMALELYDRAKAERWRVDTAAFLALIKMFGKFDNFDGCLRVYNDMKVLGTKPIKETYDTLLYVMGRAKRAGDAKAIYEEMISNGFSPNWPTYAALLEAYCKARCHEDALRVYKEMKKEKGMNVDVFLYNLLFDMCADVGCMDEAVEIFEDMKSSRTCQPDNFTYSCLINMYSSHLKQTESLESSNPWEQQVSTILKGIGDMVSEGDVIFILNKMVNPNTASFVLRYFLNKINFTTDKELILYNATLNLFRKSRDFEGAEKLFDEMLQRGVKPNNFTFSTMVNCANKPVELFEKMSGFGYEPDGITCSAMVYAYALSNNVDKAVSLYDRAIAEKWCLDAAAFSALIKMYSMAGNYDRCLKIYQEMKVLGVKPNVVTYNTLLGAMLKAEKHRQAKAIYKEMRSNGVSPDFITYACLLEVYTIAHYSEDALGVYKEMKGNGMDMTADLYNKLLAMYADMGYIDRAVEIFYEMNSSGTCQPDSWTFASLIAIYSRSGKVSEAEGMLNEMIQSGFQPTIFVLTSLVHCYGKAKRTDDVVKVFKQLLELGIVPNDHFCCSLLNVLTQAPKEELGKLTDCIEKANTKLGSVVKYLVEEEGDGDFRNEVSEFLNSIDAEVKMPLCNCLIDLCVKLNVPERACDLLDLGLMLEIYKNIQSKSQTQWSLHLKELSVGAAMTALHVWINDLSKALESGEDLPPLLGINTGKGKHKYSEKGLAGIFESHLKELNAPFHEAKAGWFLATKAPAKSWLESRGSIADLNFELYGFGCSNNDPKYR